A genomic stretch from Hoplias malabaricus isolate fHopMal1 chromosome 4, fHopMal1.hap1, whole genome shotgun sequence includes:
- the LOC136694083 gene encoding sporozoite surface protein 2-like encodes MDLQNSSCAGGTFDQIWKTQRSDSPEPSSVSMKSDRSLLSPPEFSKGGEPSSVSMKSDRSLLSPPEFSKGGEPSSVSMKSDRSLLSLPEFIKGGEPSSVSMKSDRSLLSPPEFSKGGEPSSVSMKSDRSLLSPPEFSKGGEPSSVSMKSDRSLLSPPEFSKGGEPSSVSMKSDRSLLSPPEFSKGGEPSSVSMKSDRSLLSPPEFSKGGEPSSVSMKSDRSLLSPPEFSKGGEPSSVSMKSDRSLLSLPEFIKGGEPSSVSMKIKEENPAVCL; translated from the exons ATGGATCTTCAGAATTCAAGCTGTGCTGGAGGCACCTTTGACCAAAT ATGGAAGACACAAAGATCGGATTCTCCAGAACCCAGcagtgtgtctatgaagagtgaccgGTCCCTACTCtcccctcctgaattcagtaaaggaggagaacccagcagtgtgtctatgaagagtgaccgATCCCTACTCtcccctcctgaattcagtaaaggaggagaacccagcagtgtgtctatgaagagtgaccgGTCCCTACTCTCCCTTCCTGAATTCATTAAAGGAGGAGAACCCAGcagtgtgtctatgaagagtgaccgATCCCTACTCtcccctcctgaattcagtaaaggaggagaacccagcagtgtgtctatgaagagtgaccgATCCCTACTCtcccctcctgaattcagtaaaggaggagaacccagcagtgtgtctatgaagagtgaccgGTCCCTACTCtcccctcctgaattcagtaaaggaggagaacccagcagtgtgtctatgaagagtgaccgATCCCTACTCtcccctcctgaattcagtaaaggaggagaacccagcagtgtgtctatgaagagtgaccgGTCCCTACTCtcccctcctgaattcagtaaaggaggagaacccagcagtgtgtctatgaagagtgaccgATCCCTACTCtcccctcctgaattcagtaaaggaggagaacccagcagtgtgtctatgaagagtgaccgGTCCCTACTCTCCCTTCCTGAATTCATTAAAGGAGGAGAACCCAGCAGTGTGTCTATGAAAA taaaggaggagaacccagcagtgtgtctatga